The DNA window CAGCTCGCCGGAATGGTGGACGCGCGTGTTCGCGGTGCTGTGGCTTCTCGGCGGGACGGCGGTGCTCATCTGGCTGGGGCGCAGCTTCGAGGTCCTTCCCGTCGTCCTGGCCATCCTGATCATCCTCGGCGGGCTGGCCGCGCTGGGCGACGCCGTGCTCGGCGGGAGCGTCAGCGAACGCGTGCTCGCCGCCGCGTGGGGAGGAGCGCAGCTGGCCTTCGGCATCCTCTCCCTGACATGGCCCGACGTCACCCTGCTCGTCGTCGCCGTGGTCTTCGGAGCTCGCACGATCGTCTTCGGCGCGGCATCCGTCATCGGCGGCATTCGGGAGCTCGCGCGGCGCGCGCAGCCGCCGGAGTCCGCGGGCACCGTCGAGCGCGCGCGGGCGCGGCGCGGGCGCGCATGGGCGGCCGGGGGGCGCTACGCGCTGGCCCTCATGCTGATTACGGCGTCCGCCGCCGGCTGGGGGCTCAACGACTGGCTCGCCGACGGCGCCCCCGTCCTCGACGGGTTCTACGACCCGCCGGACGATGTTCCCTCCGAGCACGGGAGGCTCATCCGTGCGGACGACTACGTGGGCTGGCCGCCGGCCGGAGGCGAGGTGCAGCGGATCCTCTACACGACGCAGGATTCGGCCGGCAGGGCGGCCGTCGCCAGCGCGCTCGTCATCACCCCGGTCGACCCGCCGCCCGGGCCCCGACCGGTGGTCAGCTGGAATCACGGCACGACCGGCGTCGCGCGCAGCTGCGCGCCGAGTCTGCGCGAGGATTCCGCGATCGACTGGGCCATCCCGGCGGTGGACGAGGTCATGGCGCGAGGGTGGGTGGTCGTCGCCTCCGACTACTCCGGACAGGGCGCCCCCGGAGTCTTCCCCTACCTGATCGGAGCAGGGGAGGCGCGGTCCTCGCTGGACGCCGTCCTCGCAGCGCGCGAGGCGCAGGCCCGTTCCACCACGGGCTTCGTCGAGCTCGGGTCGGAGGTCGCCGTGTGGGGTCACTCGCAGGGAGGCCACGCTGCCCTGTGGACGGCTCAGCTAGCACGCGACTACACGCCTCAGCTCACGATCGTCGGAACGGCGGTCGCGGCGCCCGTGGCGGACCCGAAAGCGCTCGCCGGTGAACTCATCCGCGGCGGTGCCGGCGCGGAGCTGTCGGTTCTCACCGCCTGGGTGCTGGCCCCCTACAGCCAGACCTATCCCGATGTCTCGCTCAACACCTACGTTACGCCTGCCGCTCGCGCCATCGTCCGGGAGATGACGCAACGATGTCTGCTCGAGCCCGGCGTCGTGGTCTCTCTCGTCAGCGCGCTGGGAGTGTCCGAGGATCGCCCGATCTACTCCGCCGGCCTCATCGGAGGGGCTCTGGGCGACCGGTTGGCCCAGAACGCCGCGACCGGTCCGTTCCCGAGCCCCGTCCTGGCCGTGTGGGGGAGCGCCGACGAGGTCGTTCCGCCGCGCCTGCAGGAGGAGTGGGTCCGCAGCCAGTGCGACGCAGGCACCGCGATCGACAGTGCCGTTCTGGCCGGCTACTCGCATGTCCAGCCGATCACTCCGGGCTCCCGCTTCCTGCCGACCCTCATGCGCTGGACGGCGGAGCGGTTCGACGGAAGGAGTGCACCGGCGGCCGAGTGC is part of the Microbacterium lemovicicum genome and encodes:
- a CDS encoding lipase family protein, whose amino-acid sequence is MADHPRQGVWRVRFSALPTLLARTPPGVRTIAGLGVAVLGVMIVFRPLTSLLLLSVYVGCSAIISGLFTLIVHRSSPEWWTRVFAVLWLLGGTAVLIWLGRSFEVLPVVLAILIILGGLAALGDAVLGGSVSERVLAAAWGGAQLAFGILSLTWPDVTLLVVAVVFGARTIVFGAASVIGGIRELARRAQPPESAGTVERARARRGRAWAAGGRYALALMLITASAAGWGLNDWLADGAPVLDGFYDPPDDVPSEHGRLIRADDYVGWPPAGGEVQRILYTTQDSAGRAAVASALVITPVDPPPGPRPVVSWNHGTTGVARSCAPSLREDSAIDWAIPAVDEVMARGWVVVASDYSGQGAPGVFPYLIGAGEARSSLDAVLAAREAQARSTTGFVELGSEVAVWGHSQGGHAALWTAQLARDYTPQLTIVGTAVAAPVADPKALAGELIRGGAGAELSVLTAWVLAPYSQTYPDVSLNTYVTPAARAIVREMTQRCLLEPGVVVSLVSALGVSEDRPIYSAGLIGGALGDRLAQNAATGPFPSPVLAVWGSADEVVPPRLQEEWVRSQCDAGTAIDSAVLAGYSHVQPITPGSRFLPTLMRWTAERFDGRSAPAAECAG